One region of Chloroflexota bacterium genomic DNA includes:
- the rplE gene encoding 50S ribosomal protein L5, whose amino-acid sequence MLEKIRSEISPVMIQDFGYTSAMQVPRLSKVTLNIGLGEALTNARALENATRDLTAIAGQKPVTTRAKKSIAGFKIREGMPIGVSVTLRGRRMYEFVDRLISSSLPRIRDFQGVSRRAFDGRGNYSLGIREQVIFPEIDYNSIDRIRGLQIVIVTTARSDPEGLRLLELMGMPFVRQESRQDAA is encoded by the coding sequence ATGCTGGAAAAGATACGCAGCGAAATCAGCCCCGTGATGATTCAGGACTTCGGCTACACCAGCGCTATGCAGGTGCCGCGCCTGAGCAAGGTTACGCTGAACATCGGGCTTGGCGAGGCGCTGACGAACGCGCGCGCGCTTGAAAACGCAACCCGCGACCTGACCGCAATCGCCGGGCAGAAGCCGGTTACGACCCGCGCTAAGAAGTCCATCGCCGGCTTCAAGATTCGCGAGGGCATGCCCATCGGCGTGAGCGTAACGCTGCGCGGACGGCGCATGTACGAGTTCGTGGACAGGCTGATAAGCTCGTCGCTGCCTAGAATACGCGACTTTCAGGGCGTATCGCGGCGCGCGTTCGATGGCAGGGGCAACTACTCGCTGGGCATACGCGAGCAAGTGATATTCCCCGAAATCGACTACAACTCAATCGACCGCATCCGCGGGCTGCAGATTGTCATCGTAACCACGGCGCGCTCCGATCCCGAAGGGCTTCGGCTGCTGGAACTGATGGGCATGCCGTTCGTGCGCCAAGAATCGCGGCAGGACGCGGCGTAA
- the rpsN gene encoding 30S ribosomal protein S14 codes for MAKESSKAKNDRRKLTVARYAARRAELLEIARDMSRPQQERAQARDELALLPRDANPNRVRNRDLMTGRPRGYIRHFGLSRITFREMALKGLLPGVRKASW; via the coding sequence TTGGCTAAGGAATCTTCAAAGGCGAAGAACGATCGGCGCAAGCTGACTGTAGCGCGGTACGCCGCCAGGCGTGCCGAACTGCTTGAGATAGCGCGAGACATGAGCCGCCCGCAGCAAGAACGAGCGCAGGCACGCGACGAACTCGCGCTGCTTCCGCGAGACGCCAACCCGAACCGCGTCCGCAATCGCGACCTGATGACCGGGAGACCGCGCGGTTACATCCGCCACTTCGGGCTGTCACGCATCACCTTCCGCGAAATGGCGCTTAAGGGCTTGCTGCCCGGCGTGCGAAAGGCAAGCTGGTAA
- the rpsH gene encoding 30S ribosomal protein S8 codes for MPVTDPISDMLTRIRNAIMAGHDSVPLPLSKMKESLAEILKNEGFIEGYSVHRRGTPQGNIRIYLHYRDRDEPAISGLKRVSKPGLRVYVKKGEIPRPYGGLGVAILSTSQGVMTGRQAWRENIGGELLCYVW; via the coding sequence ATGCCAGTAACAGATCCAATATCGGATATGCTGACCCGTATCCGAAACGCGATTATGGCGGGGCACGATTCGGTGCCGCTGCCGCTATCCAAGATGAAGGAATCGCTCGCCGAAATCCTGAAGAACGAGGGTTTCATCGAGGGATACAGCGTTCATCGCAGGGGCACGCCACAGGGAAACATCCGCATCTACTTGCACTACCGCGACCGCGACGAACCCGCCATAAGCGGGCTCAAGCGCGTCAGCAAGCCAGGCTTGCGAGTGTATGTGAAGAAGGGCGAGATTCCCCGTCCATACGGCGGCTTGGGTGTAGCCATCCTTTCCACTTCGCAGGGAGTGATGACGGGACGGCAGGCGTGGAGAGAGAACATAGGCGGAGAACTCCTCTGCTATGTGTGGTAA